Within Limisalsivibrio acetivorans, the genomic segment TAAAAGAATATAACCGCTCAGCAATAGAGTGTATAAGGCGCTTTGGCAGCTCTAAGTTTAAATCCATAACAGTAGATAGAGGTAAAGAGTTTTACGGTTATAAGTCAGTAGGAGTACAGTTCTATTTCTGCAATCCGATGAGTCCTAATGAAAGAGCACTTAACGAAAACATGAACGGGCTTCTTCGGCAGTATTTTCCGAAGAGAACAAGCTTTAAAGATGTAAAGAGTGAAGATGTATACAGGGCAGTAGAAGAGATCAACAATAGGCCTAAGAAAAGATTTGGGTATATGACAACTATGGAAGTACTTGATAGCATGGGCATAGAGATGTGATAAGATTCAATTTACAATTCGCACGCAAAAGTATGCAAAACTATTCCCTCAGGGTTTTCCAGCCGTCATTGTTACTCATTTATTATCATAAATTCGTAAGTGATGGTGGTGCCCTCATTTCGCTCTTTTTCCACCTGAAGTTTTGCTGATGCTGAGGAGTGTAACCGCATATCATACGTGAAAGTATTCAATATTTAGGATTACCTCATCTGTCACGTGCGGCCAAAACTTCCGGGCGGTTCAAAAGAGCTCATTCGGCTGTAAAACATTCGGGGAAGATTAAGAGCTTGTCTGATTTAACCTATGGAATTTTCCATCCATGGAAGCCTGTTGCATTTCAACCTTGCTTGCATGATTAGCATGAGCTTTCATGGATGAAAGAGTACTACACATGAATCATTATATTTATCTTCAAAATGGGTTTTTAAGGGGATTCTAAGGGGAAAGTTTTCCCTAAAAATTTCCCCCTTAGTCTTAATTTTTACATAATCACATTCGAAATTAGGCACTAATTTGTTAGTCTTGCGCTTATGCGCCACATACTTTTTAGAAAAGTATGCAAAACTATTCCCTCAGGGTTTTCCAGCCCCCATTGTTACTCATTTATATTCATAAATTCGTAAGAGATGGTGATTCCCTCATTTCACTCTTTTTCCACCTGAAGTTTTGCTGATGCTGAGGAGTGTAACCGCATATCATACGTGAAAGTATTCAATATTTAGGATTACCTCATCTGTCACGTGCGGCCAAAACTTCCGGGCGGTTCCAAAAGAGCTCATTCGGCTGTAAAACATTCGGGGAAGATTAAGAGCTTGTCTGATTTAACCTATGGAATTTACCATCCATGGAAGCCCTGTTGCATTTCAACCTTGCTTGCATGATTAGCATGAGCTTTCATGGGTGAAATTTGTTAGATCTCAATATTTATATTTCCATCAAAATGGGTTTTTGAGGGGTGTGGGGAACTTTGTTCCCTAAAAAGTTCCCTGCGTTCTTAGTTTTACTAATCTATGGAATATCCCGTCCATGGAAATTTCATTGTTGTTCGAGCGGGGGGAACACCGCTCTCTCGTACTTCCGGCTACGTCAGACCAGCAGAGCTGTTCTTCCTTTCGCCTTCAGGGCTTCCATCCTTGGAAGCCTATTATATATCAACCTTTATAAAAATCCCAAGATGGGTTTTTAAGGGGATCCTAAGGGGAAAGTTTCCCCTAAATATTTTCCTTTATATTATTAATTAAAAACACTAGTAATCATAGATATATGCCACCCTTGCTCTCATTCCAAGGAGAGAATTATCCTCAATAAGCCTAAACGATCATTTCGATAACGAATGGTGTGATGCCGGTGAGGATAACACCTTGGACAAAGCCGATGATAGCGGCTCTTCTTCCGGCGTATTTTTCGATTATGGGGAGTGTTACGTCCATAGTTGTGGCACCTCCCGGAGCTATGGCGGCGTATGGACCGAGGTATTTTGCTATGACCGGTATCAGGAACAGGCTGAGAGATTCACGCATTACGTTTGCGAGGAATGCGATTGCTCCGAGTTCTGCGCCTTTGACTTTTGCAAGGATGACTGCGCTGAAAGAGTACCAGCCAAAGCCAGCGGCAACGGCCATTGCATCCTGTCCGGAGAGGTTCACGATAGATGCGCAGAGGAATCCGCCGAAGAGTGTGCCGAGTATAGTTCCTGCAGGCACGATGAGGAGCATCTTATCCGCTTTGAACATGCTGGAGAATGATGTCCGGTTGTTACCGAGGTCGAAACCGATAAGAAACAGCATCAGATACAGGGTTATCTCTACGAGTATACCATTATTAGCATTAAGGACTTCGGGCACAACACCGAAGAATGACGCAACCGCACCGAGGATAACTGCGGCGATGAGCAGTACCATCATTTCTGCTTACCCCCGAAAAGGCGCACCATTATGAGCACAGCGATAACGCTGAAAACTATTGATGATAGTGCAATAACAAAAGAGACTATACCGAATTTACCGAGCTTGCCGATTATCTGCGGATCGCTCCCGAGGCCAACTCCCATAAGAAACAGGAGGGCTACCAGGCTGGCTGTAAAGAGGTGCTTGCGCACATTCAGAAACCAGCCCTGGGGAAGCAGAAGTGCCGGTACAAGCCCCGCCAGAACGGCGAGAGCGTAGTAGAGCATGTTTAATGTGCGTCCTGACTCAGCTCTGTAAGAACACCGCAGACACTCTTGGGGTGCACAAAGGCTACCATCTTACCGTGGGCGCCCGGTTTGGGCTCCTCATCGATGAGGCGCAGGCCTTCATCCTTGAGCGTTGAGAGTGCTTCGGGTACACTTGCTACATCGTAGCAGATGTGGTGGATCCCCTCCCCTTTTTTCTCGATGAACTTAGCCACGGGGCTGTCATCAGATGTGGGCTCTAGGAGCTCGATGTT encodes:
- a CDS encoding LysO family transporter is translated as MLYYALAVLAGLVPALLLPQGWFLNVRKHLFTASLVALLFLMGVGLGSDPQIIGKLGKFGIVSFVIALSSIVFSVIAVLIMVRLFGGKQK
- a CDS encoding lysine exporter LysO family protein, which translates into the protein MMVLLIAAVILGAVASFFGVVPEVLNANNGILVEITLYLMLFLIGFDLGNNRTSFSSMFKADKMLLIVPAGTILGTLFGGFLCASIVNLSGQDAMAVAAGFGWYSFSAVILAKVKGAELGAIAFLANVMRESLSLFLIPVIAKYLGPYAAIAPGGATTMDVTLPIIEKYAGRRAAIIGFVQGVILTGITPFVIEMIV
- the mce gene encoding methylmalonyl-CoA epimerase, which encodes MLNKIDHIGVAVKSLEESTKFYKMMGVEPYHFEEVESQKVKVAFIKVGDTNIELLEPTSDDSPVAKFIEKKGEGIHHICYDVASVPEALSTLKDEGLRLIDEEPKPGAHGKMVAFVHPKSVCGVLTELSQDAH